The genomic segment AGAAAGAGATAGGGATGTTCCACCTTACGTTGCCTCCTTGAGAATAAGTTTTTTTACCTCGCACGCGGTTGCCAGCAGGATGCTGCAAACAACGATGGAGAGCCCGACGAAAAGACCCAGCGGATTGACGACGTGCTTGGCGATCAGGAAAAAAATGATCAGCCCGCTCACAAAAAAGCGCAGGTAGTATTTCACCAGCACCACGTTGTGTGAGACCAGATGCGGGGGTGTCAGGGCGCGCTTCAGGGTTCGGTGCAGGAGATGAAAATTGACCGTCACGATCAGCCCCCCGGCGATGATCCCCAGCGCGAAATCCCGCGGTGCGACCATCAGCCCGATGGTACCGGCGGCCAGCAGCAGGATCCAGTTGCTGCGGGTCACGAATTTGAGCAGCCGCTGTTGGATGTTTGCGACCAACGTCTCTTTCCCTTTCAGGTCGGCCCTCAGAGGTTTCTCGATTTTTTGATGGCCAGCCCGATGTTACGAAAGCCCGCCGCGATCCCGAGCATCAGGAAAACCAGCATCAGCCAGGGATGGGTGTCGAAAAAGCGATCCAGCAAAATTCCGGCGAAAAGGCCCAGAAAGATGGAAAGCGAAACCTGGAGCCCCAAGCTCGAATAGTAGGCGAGCTCCCGGATCATTCTCCTTGTTTCTCTTTTCATGGCAAAGAACGCTGCAACGGGCTGATGGTGAGGAAAATTTTCGCCCGTATGCGGGGCCCCTCCGACTACCGATAGCCCACTAACACAGGCAACCGTGCAAGTCAATGAAAAATACGGGAATTTACTGAACTTAGCTAGACCAACGGGCGGTGAGCCAAAGCCAAGCGCATCAGAACTGCAGTTGGGCGGCATCCAGCACAGGTCCGTCCAGGCAGGCATGCAGAAAGCGTTCCCCGGGCTGCCGGGCGGCCACCGCGCATCCCAGGCAGGCGCCCATCCCGCAAGCCATCAGGCTTTCAATCGACACCTGGCAGCGGACCCCGAATTTTTCGGCGATCCCCACAATGCAGGCCAGCATGGCCGAGGGGCCGCAGGCATAAAGAACATCCGGCGGGCGGCGGGCCACGGCCGCCTCCAGGGGGTGCGTGACCAGACAGGCGTCACCGGCCGAACCGTCATCGGTGCTGAGGTGCACGGCAATCCCCAGCGACTCGAAGTCCTGACGGCAGAGCAGTTCCGCACGGGTCCGCCCGCCGATGAAAACGGTTATGTCGCCCGGGTCGCAGCCGCCGGCGATCAACTCCGAGGCCAGAAAGGTCAGCGGCGCCACACCGATCCCGCCGGCGGCAAGCACGATCCGCTGCCCCGGCTGCGCCATCCGGAAACGGCTACCCAGGGGGCCCAGCACGTCCACCGAACTGCCGGCCC from the Desulfobacteraceae bacterium genome contains:
- a CDS encoding ATP synthase subunit I, giving the protein MVANIQQRLLKFVTRSNWILLLAAGTIGLMVAPRDFALGIIAGGLIVTVNFHLLHRTLKRALTPPHLVSHNVVLVKYYLRFFVSGLIIFFLIAKHVVNPLGLFVGLSIVVCSILLATACEVKKLILKEAT
- a CDS encoding AtpZ/AtpI family protein; its protein translation is MIRELAYYSSLGLQVSLSIFLGLFAGILLDRFFDTHPWLMLVFLMLGIAAGFRNIGLAIKKSRNL
- a CDS encoding dihydroorotate dehydrogenase electron transfer subunit — translated: MIQTNAQVLWNQAVAPACYRMGLACGVELTRTRPGQFVMLRPSAQLSPLLRRPFSVHGLITTEKGVDGIQILYKVVGEGTRLLAALGAGSSVDVLGPLGSRFRMAQPGQRIVLAAGGIGVAPLTFLASELIAGGCDPGDITVFIGGRTRAELLCRQDFESLGIAVHLSTDDGSAGDACLVTHPLEAAVARRPPDVLYACGPSAMLACIVGIAEKFGVRCQVSIESLMACGMGACLGCAVAARQPGERFLHACLDGPVLDAAQLQF